The following proteins come from a genomic window of Aquimarina sp. MAR_2010_214:
- the rluF gene encoding 23S rRNA pseudouridine(2604) synthase RluF — translation MLEKTFTRLNKYLSEVGYCSRREADKLIDQGRVTINGKVPEMGTKVTPNDIVRVDGELINKPEEKHVYLAFNKPVGIVCTTAQNEKDNIVDYINYPKRIFPIGRLDKPSEGLIFLTSDGDIVNKILRARNNHEKEYVVTVNKLISPLFIKRMSNGVPILDTITRKCEVEQISKYDFKIVLTQGLNRQIRRMCEYLGYEVIKLKRIRIMNVPLDIPVGEWRYLTEKELGVLNADVGDSSKTEEASVLEDTRSKKNTNNSKRLTSKNDKKRNSDKRSSRGSRDKKRRDRRN, via the coding sequence ATGCTTGAAAAAACTTTCACCAGACTTAATAAATATCTAAGCGAAGTTGGCTATTGCTCACGTCGCGAAGCAGATAAATTAATCGACCAAGGACGCGTAACCATTAATGGTAAAGTGCCAGAAATGGGAACCAAAGTTACTCCCAATGATATTGTTCGGGTAGATGGTGAATTAATAAACAAGCCTGAAGAAAAACACGTATATCTCGCTTTTAATAAACCTGTTGGTATAGTTTGCACAACAGCGCAAAACGAAAAGGACAATATTGTAGATTACATTAATTATCCTAAACGTATTTTTCCTATTGGTCGATTAGACAAACCTAGTGAAGGACTTATTTTTTTAACTAGTGATGGTGATATCGTTAATAAAATTCTTAGAGCAAGAAATAATCATGAAAAAGAATATGTCGTAACAGTAAATAAATTGATTAGCCCATTATTTATAAAGCGAATGAGTAATGGAGTTCCGATTCTCGATACCATAACCCGTAAATGCGAAGTAGAACAAATTAGCAAGTATGATTTTAAAATCGTGTTGACCCAGGGGCTTAATCGTCAAATTCGTAGAATGTGCGAATACCTTGGATATGAAGTGATAAAACTAAAACGAATTAGAATCATGAACGTACCTCTTGATATTCCTGTTGGGGAATGGAGGTATTTAACCGAAAAAGAATTAGGAGTTCTTAATGCTGATGTTGGGGATTCTAGTAAAACAGAAGAGGCTTCTGTATTAGAAGATACCAGATCTAAAAAAAACACTAATAACTCAAAACGACTTACCTCAAAAAACGATAAAAAAAGAAATTCTGACAAAAGAAGTTCTCGTGGGTCAAGAGATAAAAAACGGAGAGATCGAAGAAACTAA
- a CDS encoding SIMPL domain-containing protein, translating into MKNLIYIFLVFSSSFAFAQIRGNATIISRQNIISTSELANADIYGNQIQQFRQKDLIPNPVITIDAKVLNNIVADSYTAIFNIVQIGKTSQETNTLMKERVAKVKDELCAKGILEGDVIIDVISFVPVYETVVEKKLFSKKYNEVPKGFELQQNIHVKFTNVNQFEKILATCANNEIYNLVKVDYFINDIQAVYKQLRTEILKTLKEKQQFYTDLGFDLTSYHPTMADTKYCHFPKEFYKNYQAFHSTSLETFNKKQGIVAAKKQTTYYYDPISYKDYDMVINTSIVEPVVQIGMEIKLQYTPIPKEQKPIEKEVTNPKYFLISPDGNIDIKELKLN; encoded by the coding sequence ATGAAAAATTTAATTTACATCTTCTTAGTATTCTCTAGTTCTTTCGCTTTTGCTCAAATTAGAGGAAACGCAACAATTATTTCCAGGCAAAATATAATTTCTACCTCAGAATTAGCGAATGCTGATATTTATGGAAATCAAATACAACAATTCAGGCAAAAGGATTTAATACCCAATCCAGTAATAACAATAGATGCTAAAGTGTTAAATAATATTGTTGCCGATTCGTATACCGCAATTTTTAATATCGTTCAAATCGGAAAAACATCTCAAGAAACCAATACACTAATGAAAGAGAGAGTAGCAAAAGTAAAAGATGAATTGTGCGCCAAAGGTATTTTAGAAGGAGATGTTATTATCGATGTCATTTCATTTGTTCCTGTATATGAAACCGTAGTAGAAAAAAAGTTGTTCAGTAAAAAATACAATGAAGTTCCCAAAGGTTTTGAATTACAACAAAATATCCATGTAAAATTCACTAATGTAAATCAATTTGAAAAAATACTTGCTACCTGTGCAAATAACGAAATTTATAATCTTGTCAAAGTAGATTATTTTATAAACGATATACAAGCTGTATACAAGCAACTACGTACAGAAATATTGAAAACTCTTAAAGAAAAACAACAATTCTATACCGATTTGGGTTTTGATTTAACGTCATATCACCCAACAATGGCAGACACTAAATATTGTCATTTTCCAAAAGAATTTTATAAAAACTACCAGGCTTTTCATAGTACTTCTTTAGAGACATTTAATAAGAAGCAAGGGATTGTAGCCGCAAAAAAACAAACCACTTATTATTATGACCCTATCTCTTATAAAGATTATGATATGGTTATAAATACTTCAATAGTTGAGCCCGTTGTACAAATAGGTATGGAAATAAAACTACAGTATACACCTATACCAAAAGAGCAAAAACCAATTGAAAAAGAAGTTACAAACCCAAAATATTTCTTAATCTCACCAGATGGAAACATTGATATTAAAGAATTAAAATTGAACTAA
- a CDS encoding alpha/beta hydrolase, producing the protein MKEKYKKYLPHIIGKYIQFLFFFYPKKAINKAYILFCTPRKGKILPEQEDFLEEAEDETVLIDTIYIQTYRWSSMGETILLVHGWESNTHRWKTLIQKLHKKGYNVIAFDAPAHGNSTGKILNVPLYTKCLQKIVELYRPNHIMGHSVGGMTTIFHQYTYSNKEIEKLIVLAPPSELSRIMKGYQEVLKLSPKFMKALNLHFKEKHGFSFEEFSIANFAKSITLKGLLIHDKNDDIAPYSEAEGISKNWNNAQFITTENYGHSLFFDDVDNMIIDFLKA; encoded by the coding sequence ATGAAAGAAAAATACAAAAAATACTTACCTCATATAATTGGAAAATACATCCAGTTTCTTTTCTTTTTTTATCCAAAAAAAGCAATCAATAAAGCATACATCCTATTCTGCACCCCAAGAAAAGGCAAAATATTACCCGAACAAGAAGATTTTCTCGAAGAAGCAGAGGACGAAACAGTTCTTATTGACACTATTTATATACAGACCTATAGATGGTCAAGTATGGGAGAAACAATTTTATTAGTTCATGGATGGGAAAGTAACACACATCGATGGAAGACTCTTATACAAAAATTACACAAAAAGGGATATAATGTAATTGCTTTTGATGCTCCTGCACATGGTAATTCTACAGGAAAAATATTAAATGTTCCTTTATACACCAAATGCCTTCAAAAAATAGTTGAACTCTATCGGCCTAATCATATAATGGGACATTCTGTAGGTGGTATGACAACTATATTTCATCAATATACGTACTCCAATAAAGAAATAGAAAAACTAATCGTATTGGCCCCTCCTTCAGAATTATCCAGAATTATGAAAGGGTATCAAGAGGTTTTAAAGCTTTCTCCAAAATTTATGAAAGCATTAAATCTGCATTTTAAAGAAAAGCACGGTTTTTCTTTTGAAGAGTTTTCTATAGCTAATTTTGCTAAAAGCATAACACTTAAAGGGCTTCTCATTCATGACAAAAATGATGATATTGCTCCTTATAGTGAAGCAGAAGGTATTAGCAAAAATTGGAATAATGCTCAATTTATTACTACCGAAAATTATGGACACTCCCTATTTTTTGATGACGTTGACAACATGATTATTGATTTTTTGAAAGCATAA
- a CDS encoding cupin domain-containing protein — protein MSKKYHIQKSPFIVPTTDGKLIEEHFGMATDQNSQVSIAHMIAPPYWSEPFQIPEFDEYTYIIRGKKQFIIDDEKIILEAGQSIKIKKNTRIQYTNPFNEECEYLAICLPAFTMEAVHREGE, from the coding sequence ATGAGTAAAAAATATCATATCCAAAAATCTCCTTTTATTGTTCCCACTACCGATGGAAAATTAATAGAAGAGCATTTTGGCATGGCTACTGATCAAAATTCTCAAGTTAGCATAGCACATATGATTGCTCCACCTTATTGGAGTGAGCCTTTTCAAATTCCAGAATTTGATGAATACACCTATATTATTAGAGGTAAAAAACAATTTATTATAGACGATGAGAAAATAATATTAGAAGCGGGACAATCTATTAAAATCAAAAAAAACACAAGAATTCAATATACTAACCCTTTTAATGAAGAATGTGAGTATCTTGCCATTTGTCTCCCTGCATTTACTATGGAAGCAGTACATCGTGAAGGTGAATGA
- a CDS encoding helicase HerA-like domain-containing protein, with the protein MSDNQAFLEHINEGYKTKGDFLTMGAAMHNGETITNAHVKIPLKTLNRHGLIAGATGTGKTKTLQVLAENLSEQGIPVLLMDIKGDLSGIAAASPGHPKIDERHEKIGIPFEAKDFPVEILSLSDQDGVRLRATVSEFGPVLLSRILDVTTTQAGIISIIFKYCDDNKLPLLDLKDLKKVLQFATQEGKKELEKDYGRISTASTGSILRKIVELEQQGADLFFGEKSFDVQDLCRIDENGRGIINIIRLTDIQDKPKLFSTFMLSLLAEIYGTFPEQGDSGRPELVIFLDEAHLIFKEASNALMGQIESIVKLIRSKGVGLYFVTQNPTDVPDGVLSQLGLKVQHALRAFTAKDRKAIKLTAENYPISEYYDTKEILTSLGIGEALVSALDEKGRPTPLAATMLRAPMSRMDILNDSELKVLLKKSKLIPKYNEEIDRESAYELLNKKIEKAEAKEAKAAAKKEREKLNRSSSSSRSRSRRTSATEKAVIKVLTSATFIRGALGVLNKLLK; encoded by the coding sequence ATGAGTGATAACCAGGCATTTCTTGAACATATTAACGAAGGTTATAAAACCAAAGGTGATTTCCTAACCATGGGAGCTGCTATGCACAATGGCGAAACAATAACCAATGCTCATGTAAAAATCCCTTTAAAAACATTAAATCGCCATGGGTTAATTGCTGGCGCTACTGGTACAGGTAAAACCAAAACGCTGCAGGTACTAGCAGAAAACTTAAGCGAGCAAGGAATACCTGTACTCTTAATGGATATAAAAGGAGATCTTAGTGGGATTGCGGCTGCCAGCCCTGGTCATCCCAAAATTGATGAACGTCATGAAAAAATAGGTATCCCATTCGAGGCTAAGGATTTTCCTGTAGAGATTTTATCTCTTTCTGATCAGGATGGTGTTCGACTTAGAGCCACGGTAAGTGAGTTTGGGCCAGTTTTATTATCCAGAATTCTTGATGTTACCACAACACAAGCTGGGATTATCTCTATCATATTTAAATATTGTGATGATAATAAATTACCACTATTAGATTTAAAAGACCTAAAGAAAGTCTTACAATTTGCAACTCAAGAAGGCAAAAAGGAATTAGAAAAGGATTATGGGCGTATTTCTACCGCATCTACCGGTTCTATTTTACGTAAAATAGTCGAATTAGAGCAACAAGGGGCAGATCTCTTTTTTGGTGAAAAATCTTTTGACGTTCAGGATTTATGCAGGATTGATGAAAATGGCAGAGGTATTATCAATATCATTAGATTAACAGACATACAAGATAAGCCAAAATTGTTTTCTACGTTTATGCTTAGTCTTCTTGCCGAAATATATGGCACTTTCCCAGAACAGGGAGATAGCGGAAGACCAGAACTAGTTATCTTTCTTGATGAGGCTCATCTCATTTTTAAAGAAGCTTCTAATGCACTTATGGGTCAGATCGAGAGTATTGTAAAATTAATACGATCCAAAGGTGTCGGTCTTTATTTTGTAACTCAAAATCCAACTGATGTTCCTGATGGAGTTTTAAGTCAATTAGGCCTCAAAGTTCAACATGCACTTAGAGCGTTTACTGCCAAGGATAGAAAAGCGATTAAACTTACTGCAGAGAATTATCCGATTTCAGAATACTATGACACTAAAGAAATATTGACTTCTCTGGGAATTGGTGAAGCTTTGGTATCTGCCCTTGATGAAAAGGGACGCCCTACCCCACTAGCAGCTACTATGCTACGTGCTCCTATGAGTCGAATGGATATACTAAATGATAGCGAACTAAAAGTTTTACTTAAAAAATCAAAGCTTATCCCTAAGTATAATGAAGAAATAGATAGAGAAAGTGCCTATGAGCTGTTAAATAAAAAAATAGAAAAAGCGGAGGCAAAAGAAGCAAAAGCAGCTGCCAAAAAAGAAAGAGAAAAACTAAATAGAAGCTCATCCAGCTCTCGATCAAGAAGCAGAAGAACCAGTGCTACAGAAAAAGCAGTAATAAAAGTGCTAACCAGTGCTACTTTTATTCGGGGAGCTTTAGGAGTACTGAATAAGTTATTGAAATAA
- a CDS encoding RidA family protein yields the protein MSCNTDATKPVDTVVFHKTHEPKKSTAPFSDAVQVGNLYFLSGQVGMDHSIRKLVPGGIQPETKQTLENIKAVLEHHSLKMEDVVKCTVILADIEDFSAFNEVYKTYFPQKPARTTFAAKGLAVSAKIEIECIAVKSE from the coding sequence ATGAGCTGTAATACAGATGCTACAAAGCCTGTAGATACAGTAGTTTTTCATAAAACTCACGAACCTAAAAAATCAACTGCTCCCTTTTCTGATGCTGTGCAGGTAGGAAACCTATATTTTCTGTCTGGTCAGGTAGGAATGGATCATAGTATAAGAAAATTGGTGCCCGGAGGGATACAACCTGAAACAAAACAAACTTTGGAAAATATCAAAGCAGTTTTAGAACATCATAGCTTGAAAATGGAAGATGTAGTGAAATGTACTGTGATTTTGGCTGATATAGAAGATTTTTCTGCTTTTAATGAAGTGTATAAAACCTATTTCCCTCAAAAACCGGCACGTACTACCTTTGCAGCAAAAGGATTAGCAGTTAGTGCTAAGATCGAAATAGAATGTATTGCCGTTAAATCTGAATAA
- a CDS encoding 7-carboxy-7-deazaguanine synthase QueE — protein MQKSIQKLVNDGKMLPLMEEFYTIQGEGYHKGTAAYFVRIGGCDVGCHWCDVKESWNADLHPPTDTNVIVENALKYSNVIVVTGGEPLTWDMTLLTQGLKDKGAKTHIETSGAYPLTGEWDWICLSPKKVKLPKEEVYKKADELKCIVYNKSDFEFAERQADKVSDNCVLYLQPEWSVREKIIPLIVDYVMKNPKWKVSLQTHKYLNIP, from the coding sequence ATGCAAAAGAGTATACAAAAATTGGTGAATGATGGTAAAATGCTCCCTTTGATGGAAGAATTTTATACCATTCAGGGAGAAGGTTATCACAAAGGAACGGCGGCATATTTTGTTAGAATCGGTGGCTGTGATGTTGGATGTCATTGGTGTGATGTAAAAGAAAGCTGGAATGCAGATTTACACCCTCCAACGGATACAAATGTTATTGTAGAAAATGCACTTAAATATAGTAATGTAATTGTGGTTACGGGAGGAGAACCACTTACCTGGGATATGACACTGCTAACTCAGGGACTTAAGGATAAGGGCGCTAAAACTCATATTGAAACATCTGGTGCTTATCCTCTAACAGGAGAATGGGACTGGATTTGCCTTTCTCCTAAAAAAGTAAAACTTCCAAAAGAAGAAGTCTATAAAAAAGCAGATGAGTTAAAATGTATCGTTTATAACAAAAGTGATTTTGAATTTGCAGAAAGACAAGCAGATAAAGTTTCTGATAATTGTGTATTGTATCTTCAGCCCGAATGGAGTGTTCGTGAAAAAATCATTCCTCTGATTGTGGATTATGTTATGAAAAATCCAAAATGGAAAGTTTCTCTTCAAACTCATAAATACTTAAATATACCTTAA
- a CDS encoding DUF2911 domain-containing protein, whose translation MKKSLVLVIIMFLGTVSSVSAQKFAGLQKSPTDISYAKKDRNAKPEIKVVYSRPQKKGRKIFGSLAAYDKVWRTGADEATEIRFSQDVKMGDKTIKAGTYSLFTIPGKKEWTIIINSDLDSWGAYSYDKSKDVARINVPVGSGDELEVFSIAFKKVDKGYHMVLGWDTTRVEVPFNL comes from the coding sequence ATGAAAAAATCACTCGTATTAGTTATTATTATGTTTTTGGGTACAGTATCAAGCGTAAGTGCTCAAAAGTTTGCCGGACTACAGAAAAGTCCAACAGATATTTCTTACGCTAAGAAAGACAGAAATGCCAAACCAGAGATTAAAGTTGTCTATAGTCGTCCACAAAAGAAAGGGCGTAAAATTTTTGGTAGTTTAGCTGCCTATGATAAAGTATGGAGGACTGGGGCTGATGAAGCAACTGAAATTAGATTCTCTCAGGATGTAAAAATGGGAGATAAAACTATCAAAGCAGGGACATATTCATTATTTACTATCCCAGGTAAAAAAGAATGGACTATTATTATAAATTCTGATCTAGATAGTTGGGGAGCCTATTCTTATGATAAAAGTAAAGATGTGGCTAGAATAAATGTTCCCGTTGGAAGTGGTGACGAACTAGAAGTTTTTTCTATTGCTTTCAAAAAAGTAGATAAAGGATACCACATGGTATTGGGATGGGATACTACTCGCGTAGAAGTACCTTTTAACTTATAA
- the asnB gene encoding asparagine synthase B, whose product MCGIVCAFDIKQNSEKLRPQLLEMSKKIRHRGPDWSGIYSSENAILAHERLAIVDPVSGKQPLFSADRKLVLAANGEIYNHRKLREQLEGTYDFQTESDCEIILALYKQKGTDFLDDLNGIFAFALYDVEKDTYFISRDHMGIIPLYMGWDKNGTFYVASELKALEGVCTKIELFPPGHYLSSEEGELKKWYVRDWSDYETVQENQTSIDELRDALEAAVHRQLMSDVPYGVLLSGGLDSSVTSAIAKKYSEKRIESNDTKDAWWPKLHSFSVGLEGSPDLEAAKKVADHIGTIHHEIKFTIREGLDAIKDVIYNLETYDITTIRASTPMYLMARVIKSMGVKMVLSGEGADEIFGGYLYFHKAPNAKEFHEETVRKLDKLHMYDCLRANKSLAAWGIEGRVPFLDKEFMDVAMRINPKDKMINGGRMEKWVIRKAFESYLPESVVWRQKEQFSDGVGYSWIDTLKEVVEVEVTDEQMANAHFRFPIQTPQNKEEFYYRTIFEGHFPSDTAALSVPQEPSVACSTKIALEWDEAFKNMNDPSGRAIANVHEDAYDDVSV is encoded by the coding sequence ATGTGTGGAATTGTTTGTGCTTTTGATATAAAGCAAAATTCAGAGAAGTTACGACCTCAATTGTTAGAGATGTCAAAGAAAATTAGACACAGAGGTCCAGATTGGAGTGGGATATACTCTAGCGAAAATGCAATACTAGCACATGAAAGATTGGCTATAGTAGATCCGGTTTCTGGTAAGCAACCGCTGTTTAGTGCAGATCGTAAATTGGTGCTAGCGGCTAATGGAGAAATTTATAATCATAGAAAACTTCGTGAACAGCTCGAAGGAACGTATGATTTTCAAACAGAATCTGATTGCGAAATAATTTTAGCATTATATAAACAAAAAGGTACAGATTTCTTAGATGATCTTAATGGTATTTTTGCTTTTGCATTATATGATGTAGAAAAGGATACGTACTTCATTTCAAGAGACCATATGGGGATTATTCCTCTTTATATGGGGTGGGATAAAAATGGTACTTTCTATGTGGCGTCTGAGTTAAAAGCTCTTGAAGGAGTTTGTACTAAAATAGAATTGTTTCCTCCGGGACATTATCTATCAAGTGAAGAAGGGGAACTAAAGAAATGGTATGTTAGAGATTGGTCTGATTATGAAACAGTACAAGAAAATCAAACTAGTATTGATGAGCTTAGAGATGCTTTAGAGGCTGCTGTTCATAGGCAATTGATGTCAGATGTTCCTTATGGTGTTCTGTTATCCGGTGGGTTGGATTCTTCGGTTACCTCTGCTATAGCAAAAAAATATTCAGAAAAACGAATAGAATCTAATGACACCAAAGACGCATGGTGGCCAAAGTTACATTCGTTTTCTGTTGGATTAGAAGGTTCGCCAGATTTGGAAGCTGCAAAAAAAGTAGCTGATCATATCGGAACCATTCATCATGAAATAAAATTTACCATTCGAGAAGGTCTTGATGCAATTAAAGACGTGATCTATAATTTAGAAACCTACGATATAACAACCATAAGAGCTTCAACACCAATGTATTTGATGGCAAGAGTTATTAAATCTATGGGAGTGAAGATGGTGTTGTCTGGAGAAGGGGCCGATGAGATTTTTGGAGGATATTTATATTTTCATAAAGCGCCAAATGCAAAAGAATTTCATGAAGAAACCGTACGTAAACTCGATAAATTGCACATGTATGATTGTTTGCGAGCAAATAAATCCCTTGCTGCGTGGGGAATTGAAGGGCGAGTACCATTTTTAGATAAAGAGTTTATGGATGTTGCGATGCGAATTAATCCAAAAGATAAAATGATCAATGGCGGAAGGATGGAAAAATGGGTGATCCGTAAGGCTTTTGAATCTTATTTGCCAGAAAGTGTAGTCTGGAGACAAAAAGAACAATTCTCTGATGGAGTAGGGTATAGCTGGATTGATACATTGAAAGAAGTTGTTGAGGTCGAAGTTACCGATGAGCAAATGGCAAATGCACATTTTAGATTCCCGATACAAACTCCTCAAAACAAAGAAGAGTTCTACTATCGTACTATCTTTGAAGGGCATTTTCCTAGTGACACTGCTGCATTGAGTGTTCCTCAAGAGCCATCGGTAGCATGTAGTACAAAAATTGCTCTAGAATGGGACGAAGCGTTTAAAAACATGAATGATCCAAGTGGTAGAGCTATTGCTAATGTACATGAAGATGCTTATGACGATGTTAGTGTATGA
- a CDS encoding M12 family metallopeptidase — MKIKKVNALKTLTLGAVLLLASCQKDNLNENVSENSTSANGKTTEKYFKGNLITVKDIGNGEFLYNSDIILSSSMLSDTPSPAFDPKSPPSETNQKLALWASTKKWPNNTIVYKLGSLNSTLRTNLTQAFKKWSDKTNIKFKERTNESDYVHIYESTNVCSGCGRASFGVQRNGSVQLGRTASVSLIVHELGHTLGFVHEQTRSDRDDYVIIKWENIQSGMEGNFKKDQNAQLLTGAFDINSIMMYHSYGFSKNRKPTITLLNGETYNGAQQTISALDIEGTNKAYPSDGGNPSDPCAGVSPWVSGQSYSEGDRITYNGYLYTLQNNSWVSGGKCLN, encoded by the coding sequence ATGAAAATTAAAAAAGTCAATGCACTTAAGACCCTAACACTAGGTGCGGTATTACTTCTTGCTTCTTGTCAAAAGGACAACCTTAATGAGAATGTAAGCGAAAACTCAACATCAGCGAATGGAAAAACTACTGAAAAGTATTTTAAAGGAAATCTAATTACTGTAAAAGATATCGGAAACGGAGAATTCCTTTACAACTCAGACATTATCCTATCTTCCAGTATGTTATCCGACACACCTTCACCTGCTTTTGATCCCAAATCACCCCCAAGTGAAACTAATCAAAAATTAGCATTGTGGGCTTCGACTAAAAAATGGCCAAATAATACGATTGTTTATAAACTTGGATCATTAAATAGTACTTTGCGCACTAATTTAACTCAAGCTTTCAAAAAATGGTCTGATAAGACCAACATAAAATTTAAAGAAAGAACTAATGAATCTGATTATGTGCATATCTATGAATCTACAAATGTTTGTTCAGGGTGCGGAAGAGCTTCATTTGGAGTACAAAGAAACGGAAGTGTACAACTAGGTCGTACTGCTAGTGTTAGTCTAATAGTGCATGAATTAGGGCACACTCTTGGTTTTGTGCATGAACAAACAAGATCAGATAGAGATGATTATGTTATCATAAAATGGGAAAATATCCAATCGGGTATGGAAGGTAACTTCAAAAAAGATCAAAATGCACAATTATTGACTGGAGCATTTGATATTAATTCAATAATGATGTACCATTCTTATGGTTTTTCTAAAAACAGAAAACCAACCATTACTTTACTTAATGGCGAAACATATAATGGAGCACAACAAACTATATCTGCATTAGATATTGAAGGTACCAACAAAGCATATCCATCTGACGGAGGAAATCCTAGTGACCCATGTGCAGGTGTAAGCCCTTGGGTTTCTGGACAATCATATTCTGAAGGAGATAGAATAACTTACAATGGCTATTTATATACTTTACAAAATAACAGCTGGGTAAGTGGCGGAAAATGCTTAAACTAA